The following coding sequences are from one Cenarchaeum symbiosum A window:
- a CDS encoding transcriptional regulator (COG1378) — MSDDGALSAGLGEFGLSQYEARAYVALLSMGTASAGELSYRSGLPRTKVYPVLARLQKRGLVSVSEVKPVTCSAIPPGEALGEAVERQAGRASMMGGLLEELSRVSEAAGGPDSTEGRYHNVDGIGAAARLESMACMARKTIHVMAAGAGLELLAGCSDGIKSLLGNGGRVRVVMPPDLIGSEQHCSLPPGVEVRAADVLQEYFVFDGASLLVLGTGGNGAAFDNSDTMGSWQEGAFLRAWEGAAITGEMDGMSSAGVREACGMVRLVGEGALGRVLSCADGRGFGLLGLLEDGGIILRGRNLGEVIRAIDAALRISCGGHASLDSGARSVSIESGLNSGSSLPWASILDEYLRDAGHETRMTHQGIDGGGERVHLRFGAGTVPA; from the coding sequence ATGTCCGATGACGGGGCCCTCTCGGCCGGCCTGGGCGAGTTTGGGCTGAGCCAGTACGAGGCCCGTGCCTATGTGGCCCTGCTATCCATGGGGACAGCGTCTGCAGGCGAGCTCTCCTACCGTTCAGGATTGCCAAGGACCAAGGTGTACCCGGTCCTGGCCAGGCTGCAAAAGAGGGGCCTGGTCTCTGTCTCCGAGGTAAAGCCCGTAACGTGTTCTGCCATCCCCCCGGGCGAGGCGCTAGGCGAGGCAGTAGAGAGGCAGGCAGGGCGTGCCAGCATGATGGGCGGGCTGCTCGAGGAGCTATCCAGGGTGAGCGAGGCTGCCGGCGGGCCTGACAGTACGGAGGGGAGATATCACAATGTTGATGGCATCGGCGCTGCCGCCAGGCTCGAATCGATGGCGTGTATGGCGCGCAAGACCATCCACGTGATGGCCGCCGGTGCAGGGCTGGAGCTGCTTGCGGGATGTTCGGATGGAATAAAGTCATTGCTGGGCAACGGGGGGAGAGTAAGGGTTGTGATGCCGCCTGACCTGATAGGGTCGGAGCAGCACTGCTCCCTGCCGCCCGGAGTGGAGGTTCGCGCGGCAGATGTATTGCAGGAGTATTTTGTATTTGATGGCGCATCCCTGCTGGTGCTTGGAACCGGGGGGAATGGCGCCGCATTTGATAACTCTGATACGATGGGATCGTGGCAGGAGGGCGCCTTTCTCAGGGCCTGGGAGGGTGCTGCAATAACGGGCGAGATGGACGGCATGAGTTCTGCGGGCGTGCGGGAGGCCTGCGGCATGGTGCGGCTGGTGGGGGAAGGTGCGCTAGGAAGAGTGCTGTCTTGCGCGGATGGCCGCGGCTTTGGACTGTTGGGGCTGCTCGAAGACGGCGGGATCATTCTGCGGGGGAGGAATCTCGGGGAGGTTATCCGCGCGATAGATGCGGCGCTGCGCATATCCTGCGGGGGGCATGCCAGCCTTGATTCAGGTGCGCGGAGCGTCTCTATAGAATCGGGGCTGAACAGCGGCAGCTCCCTGCCTTGGGCGTCCATACTGGATGAGTACCTGCGGGATGCAGGGCACGAAACGCGCATGACGCACCAGGGGATAGACGGCGGCGGCGAGCGGGTCCACCTGCGGTTTGGCGCCGGTACAGTCCCTGCGTAG
- a CDS encoding AAA ATPase (COG0464), giving the protein MSMAPQELENSASRYAGEAIKCDSQGARGMAIANYQKAIDSLVRLMHLYPRSKLNQLYKERTTSYQKRIKALRESGSVEPAIDPRASPSEAKAGMDTQSAKKDFDDLIMKEKPDISWNEVIGLDAVKTALRESIVYPSKRPELFPLGWPRGILLYGPPGCGKTILAAATASEIDGYFINVDAASMMSKWLGEAEKNVAKLFTMAGGYAEREDKPVILFIDEVDSLLGSRNTEVGGESRLKTQFLIGMDGIKDKGKKIKLYVIGATNKPWSLDQPFLRRFQKRIYVDLPTDEARKKIFELYTDPLNKDPKLRTPMLAKLFEGYSASDIKDACQAAQLMVVHELFNAPGYSEPVEGEESPRPRDISMADFRDILARRKPSVSNEMRLAYHKWSQDFQAS; this is encoded by the coding sequence ATGAGCATGGCGCCGCAGGAGCTAGAGAACAGCGCCAGCAGGTATGCAGGCGAGGCCATAAAATGCGATTCACAGGGCGCGCGCGGCATGGCCATAGCCAACTATCAAAAGGCCATAGATTCGCTCGTCCGGCTGATGCACCTGTATCCAAGAAGCAAGCTCAACCAGCTGTACAAGGAGCGGACCACGTCATACCAGAAAAGAATCAAGGCGCTCCGCGAATCAGGCTCTGTCGAGCCCGCAATAGACCCGCGCGCGAGCCCCTCCGAGGCAAAGGCAGGCATGGACACCCAGTCGGCCAAAAAAGACTTTGACGATCTCATAATGAAGGAAAAGCCCGACATAAGCTGGAACGAGGTCATAGGGCTGGACGCGGTAAAGACCGCTCTTCGTGAATCCATAGTATACCCGTCAAAGAGGCCCGAGCTCTTCCCGCTGGGGTGGCCCCGCGGAATACTCCTGTACGGCCCCCCCGGGTGCGGCAAGACCATACTGGCTGCAGCTACCGCAAGCGAGATAGACGGGTACTTTATCAATGTCGATGCGGCATCGATGATGAGCAAGTGGCTGGGCGAGGCAGAAAAGAACGTCGCAAAATTGTTCACAATGGCAGGCGGATACGCAGAAAGGGAGGACAAGCCCGTGATACTGTTCATAGACGAGGTTGATTCGCTGCTAGGCTCGAGGAATACAGAGGTGGGGGGCGAGAGCAGGCTCAAGACGCAGTTTCTCATAGGGATGGACGGGATAAAGGACAAGGGCAAAAAGATAAAGCTGTATGTTATAGGGGCCACCAACAAGCCCTGGAGCCTCGACCAGCCTTTTCTGAGGAGGTTCCAGAAAAGAATCTATGTGGACCTGCCGACAGACGAGGCGCGAAAAAAGATATTCGAGCTGTATACAGACCCGCTCAACAAGGATCCCAAGCTGCGCACCCCGATGCTTGCAAAGCTCTTCGAGGGGTACAGTGCAAGCGACATAAAGGACGCATGCCAGGCCGCACAGCTGATGGTGGTCCACGAGCTGTTCAACGCGCCAGGATACAGCGAGCCAGTAGAGGGAGAAGAGTCGCCCCGGCCGCGCGACATATCCATGGCCGACTTTAGGGACATACTGGCCAGAAGAAAGCCGAGCGTATCGAACGAGATGCGCCTGGCATACCACAAGTGGAGCCAGGACTTTCAGGCATCCTGA
- a CDS encoding DNA modification methylase (COG0863): MNIAIESTDAGAPPSARNVSNVLKLLKRRRCKAGCMSLTKKYDEELCWKEDSLPQKERMKYTHTIHPYFGKFVPHLVRYFLERHLKNAKLICDPFMGSGTTLIESNLAGIPSVGMDISRFNVMMCRVKTRKYDMAKLHREVRRIFDATCAFSQKTSIDNYVSDRQRRRLNPKSSSKFLNEWFHPDALHTLLVFRELIPGYAYGDVMKLILSRTARSSRMIAHYEVDYPKKPHPEDYFCVKHDRICHPTTDAFGFLKRYCSNTVEKIGEFQKVRNNVYTSAIHGDSRTYGFAGTGITDVFTSPPYLGLIDYHEQHRYAYELLGIKDNSENEIGAKKRGAGKSAAQEYKDGMTRTIRNITEASFDRKNGRFILVVHDKMNLYEEIVANSGLELVSNYYRKVDRRSGRRKGEFGENILVCKTAKP, encoded by the coding sequence ATGAATATTGCCATCGAATCCACAGATGCCGGGGCCCCTCCGTCAGCTCGCAATGTTTCAAATGTTTTAAAACTTTTAAAGAGACGGCGGTGCAAGGCGGGTTGCATGTCGCTTACCAAGAAATATGACGAGGAGCTTTGCTGGAAGGAGGACAGCCTCCCGCAGAAGGAGCGCATGAAGTATACGCACACCATACACCCGTACTTTGGCAAGTTTGTCCCCCACCTGGTCAGGTATTTCCTTGAGCGGCATCTAAAGAACGCCAAGCTGATATGCGATCCATTCATGGGCTCGGGAACCACGCTTATAGAATCCAACCTGGCCGGAATACCGTCCGTAGGAATGGACATCAGCAGGTTCAACGTGATGATGTGCCGTGTAAAGACCAGAAAATACGACATGGCCAAGCTCCACAGGGAGGTGCGCAGGATATTCGATGCGACGTGTGCGTTCTCGCAAAAGACGTCCATTGACAACTATGTTTCCGACAGGCAGAGGCGCAGGCTAAACCCCAAAAGCAGTTCCAAATTCCTTAATGAGTGGTTCCACCCCGATGCCCTGCATACGTTGCTTGTATTCAGGGAGCTCATACCGGGGTATGCATACGGGGATGTGATGAAGCTGATACTCTCCAGGACGGCCAGGTCGTCCAGGATGATAGCCCACTATGAGGTGGACTATCCCAAGAAGCCGCATCCGGAGGATTATTTCTGCGTAAAACACGACCGCATATGCCACCCAACCACTGATGCGTTTGGCTTTTTGAAGAGGTACTGTTCCAACACGGTGGAGAAGATAGGCGAGTTTCAGAAGGTAAGAAATAACGTGTACACCAGCGCCATACACGGGGATTCCAGGACATACGGCTTTGCGGGCACGGGCATAACGGACGTGTTCACATCCCCCCCCTACCTTGGCCTGATTGACTATCACGAACAGCACCGCTATGCGTATGAGTTGCTGGGCATAAAGGACAACAGCGAGAATGAGATAGGCGCAAAGAAGAGGGGCGCCGGCAAATCGGCCGCACAAGAGTACAAGGACGGTATGACAAGGACGATACGGAACATAACGGAGGCCTCGTTTGACAGGAAAAATGGCAGGTTCATACTGGTTGTACATGACAAAATGAACCTGTACGAGGAGATAGTGGCAAATTCGGGCCTGGAGCTTGTCTCCAACTATTACCGGAAAGTGGACAGGCGTTCCGGGCGCAGAAAGGGCGAGTTCGGGGAAAACATACTCGTGTGCAAGACGGCAAAGCCATGA
- a CDS encoding restriction endonuclease — translation MTISDATRNTLRSEVNAWIEDFLRQKLPAVLRKNNANRGRMPFHEALLPNAVMSGFKTERSFSTSLGKLFERCSVIIARECFSHVQNQHVVHGMIPGNTKNAMDTLIDRLDQSQGYANYQTVVNETIERMQRDNSAGSPVTVTSDLYLQNNDRDIYFELKSPKPNKGQCHTMLRNSLYIHAMTRRLWPRTRTMIGMAYNPFGDGAEYNHSFVTGIFDMKRQVRIGREYWDLLGGDDTYRQLLDIFADVGDESRAMIRDMLD, via the coding sequence ATGACCATAAGCGATGCAACAAGAAATACTCTGCGCAGCGAGGTAAATGCATGGATTGAAGATTTTTTGAGGCAAAAGCTGCCGGCTGTTTTGCGTAAAAACAACGCAAACAGAGGCCGCATGCCGTTCCATGAAGCCCTGCTTCCAAATGCCGTAATGTCCGGATTCAAGACGGAGCGATCGTTTTCCACATCACTGGGAAAATTGTTTGAAAGATGCTCGGTGATAATAGCACGCGAGTGCTTCAGCCATGTTCAGAATCAACATGTGGTACACGGCATGATACCAGGCAATACAAAGAATGCCATGGACACGCTCATAGACAGGCTTGACCAGTCGCAGGGGTATGCAAATTATCAGACCGTTGTCAATGAGACGATAGAGAGAATGCAGCGTGATAACAGTGCAGGGAGCCCCGTGACTGTCACATCTGATTTGTATTTGCAAAATAATGACAGAGACATTTATTTTGAGCTAAAATCCCCAAAACCAAACAAAGGCCAGTGTCATACAATGCTTAGAAATTCCCTCTATATACACGCCATGACACGCAGATTATGGCCGCGTACCAGGACAATGATAGGCATGGCGTATAATCCATTTGGCGACGGTGCCGAGTATAATCATTCGTTTGTGACCGGAATATTTGACATGAAACGACAGGTCAGGATTGGGAGGGAATACTGGGATTTGCTGGGCGGAGACGACACATACCGGCAACTTTTGGACATATTTGCAGATGTGGGTGATGAATCCAGGGCCATGATACGGGACATGTTAGACTGA
- a CDS encoding translation initiation factor 2, beta subunit/eIF-5 N-terminal domain (COG1601) — protein sequence MTKTEYEALLKRIKDGLSDENRQTVERFELPPVDVMWEGQKTFLRNFSEFPKILRRDPDKVLQYLAKEFAVPAERMGDKAMFIGKRDPDDFTRLLRIYVKDYLECPTCGSPDTKASKENRISFLLCEACGAKSTLKGKYA from the coding sequence ATGACAAAGACGGAATACGAGGCGCTCCTCAAGAGGATAAAAGACGGGCTCTCCGACGAGAACAGGCAGACAGTCGAGAGGTTCGAGCTGCCCCCCGTCGACGTCATGTGGGAGGGCCAAAAGACGTTTTTGCGCAACTTTTCCGAGTTTCCAAAGATACTGCGGAGGGACCCCGACAAGGTGCTGCAATACCTGGCAAAGGAGTTTGCAGTGCCGGCAGAGAGGATGGGCGACAAGGCCATGTTCATAGGCAAGAGGGACCCCGACGACTTTACAAGGCTGCTTAGAATATACGTAAAGGACTATCTCGAGTGCCCCACGTGCGGCAGCCCCGACACCAAGGCGAGCAAGGAGAACAGGATCTCGTTTCTGCTCTGCGAGGCATGCGGCGCAAAGTCTACACTGAAGGGAAAGTATGCGTGA
- a CDS encoding conserved hypothetical protein (COG2412) gives MRFSVRTTDYQRNRMLNICDEDLVGRKLKDGEIKVSIDRGCYGGRIVGADEARELLQNASIINMAGEETISLSLGLGIGAENGVKKIDGVPFLIVFKM, from the coding sequence ATGCGCTTTTCCGTGAGGACGACGGACTATCAGCGAAACAGGATGCTCAACATATGCGACGAGGATCTCGTGGGCAGAAAGCTCAAAGACGGTGAGATAAAGGTGAGCATAGACCGGGGCTGTTACGGCGGCAGGATAGTCGGTGCAGACGAGGCGCGCGAGCTGCTCCAGAACGCCTCGATAATCAACATGGCAGGAGAGGAGACCATCTCGCTCTCGCTTGGCCTCGGGATAGGGGCCGAGAACGGCGTCAAGAAGATAGACGGCGTGCCGTTTCTGATCGTCTTCAAGATGTAG
- a CDS encoding DNA modification methylase (COG0863) has product MPQSPTKSPGKKIVVDPHLTRRAVSYQGNKTSPGFRWLKFKEGFSASLVESLLSISGGKSVLDPFSGAGTTILTACKMGKRSVGMDVMPISEKMVGVMDSAAHVSINDVRDAADGIMLSMKGSGDGIPFEHLRITRGAFPPRTERELSRARHAIKSIGDESIKNIINFAVMSVLEEVSYTRKDGQFLRWDPRSGRDVAAVLDKGRLPLLNKAFEMKIKQIIEDMPHVKSAYAGPRPVARTESSLKALRKMKPRSIDAVVTSPPYANRYDYTRTYALELAWMGYSETGISALRQAMLTATVENRPKGEWLAKVYGRSSLPGEAADVCAKNRRLQSALKYLKRHAAELNNPHIIRLVENYFAEMAVIIAELGRIVRKNGNVFMVNDNVRYHGMDIPVDIILSEFAEKSGFTCESIRALPRGKGNSSQQMGKFGRSELRKCIYRWKR; this is encoded by the coding sequence ATGCCACAAAGTCCCACAAAGAGCCCTGGAAAGAAAATAGTTGTGGATCCACACCTGACACGCAGGGCCGTATCATACCAGGGGAACAAAACATCCCCAGGATTCCGCTGGTTAAAGTTCAAAGAGGGCTTTTCCGCCTCGCTTGTGGAGAGTCTTTTGTCCATATCCGGCGGCAAGTCAGTGCTGGACCCGTTCTCTGGCGCGGGCACGACAATTCTCACTGCATGCAAAATGGGCAAGAGGTCGGTAGGAATGGATGTAATGCCCATATCGGAAAAGATGGTGGGCGTCATGGATTCTGCGGCCCATGTTTCCATAAATGATGTGAGGGATGCCGCAGATGGCATAATGCTGTCCATGAAGGGGTCCGGAGACGGCATCCCGTTTGAGCACCTGCGCATAACACGGGGCGCGTTTCCCCCCAGGACAGAGAGGGAGCTCTCCCGCGCAAGGCATGCAATCAAATCAATCGGGGATGAGAGTATAAAAAATATCATCAATTTCGCAGTAATGTCCGTGTTGGAGGAGGTAAGTTATACGCGCAAAGACGGGCAGTTTCTGCGGTGGGACCCGCGGTCGGGCCGCGATGTTGCAGCCGTCCTTGACAAGGGGCGGCTCCCTTTGCTAAACAAGGCATTTGAGATGAAAATCAAACAGATTATCGAGGATATGCCCCATGTAAAGTCCGCATATGCGGGGCCCCGGCCGGTGGCCAGGACGGAATCCTCGCTCAAGGCGCTGCGTAAGATGAAACCCCGCTCCATTGATGCAGTCGTAACGTCGCCCCCATATGCAAACAGGTATGACTATACCCGCACATACGCGCTGGAACTCGCTTGGATGGGCTACAGCGAGACAGGCATATCGGCATTGAGGCAGGCAATGCTCACCGCGACCGTGGAAAACCGGCCCAAGGGCGAATGGCTTGCCAAGGTCTACGGGCGTTCAAGTTTGCCCGGGGAGGCGGCAGATGTATGTGCAAAGAACCGCAGGCTCCAGTCCGCATTAAAATACCTCAAAAGGCACGCTGCCGAGCTGAACAATCCGCACATAATACGGCTTGTGGAGAACTATTTCGCCGAAATGGCGGTCATAATAGCCGAGCTTGGCAGGATTGTGAGAAAAAACGGCAATGTATTCATGGTAAATGACAATGTCCGCTATCACGGCATGGACATACCGGTGGACATCATACTGTCGGAGTTTGCAGAAAAGTCCGGGTTTACTTGCGAGTCGATACGCGCCCTTCCGCGCGGCAAGGGAAATTCAAGCCAGCAGATGGGAAAATTCGGCAGGTCGGAGCTTCGCAAGTGCATCTACCGGTGGAAGCGGTGA